A single genomic interval of bacterium harbors:
- a CDS encoding glycosyltransferase: MSLLDWLVHSTHILGFVCVQTLIAVTNALLLKRVDRFPPAPGRPKVSVLVPARDEEQAIGACVRSLLAQDYADLEVIVLDDGSQDRTAAILAELNSDRLRVLQGQPLPADWNGKAWACEQLADAAKGDLLFFTDADTVFQPQAVRSAVNAMSAMRADLLTAVTANRVPTLGEQLTVPFVPWSILSLLPMAVSRLFPRGVAFTAANGKFLLFRREAYEAVGRFHAVRDHATEDIALAKLARRKGFRTCLLDATSLASARMYCGLRDAVAGFSKNLFALFNYRVLVALFVWCWLLTITWHPIAGVAAAVAAGHPVPLVPAATIVIEAGIWLLASLEFGLPWHLFLLGPAIVTVSAFTGIRAMVLALTGRARWKGRRLATRRPRLI; the protein is encoded by the coding sequence GTGAGCTTGCTCGACTGGCTGGTCCACTCGACTCACATTCTCGGCTTCGTCTGCGTGCAGACGCTGATTGCCGTGACCAACGCGCTGCTGCTCAAGCGCGTGGACCGGTTCCCGCCGGCGCCAGGCAGGCCGAAGGTCTCGGTGCTGGTGCCGGCCCGCGACGAGGAGCAGGCCATCGGAGCCTGCGTGCGCTCGCTGCTGGCGCAGGACTACGCTGACCTCGAAGTCATTGTGCTGGACGACGGCTCTCAGGACCGCACTGCGGCTATACTCGCCGAGCTGAATTCGGACCGGCTGCGCGTACTGCAGGGACAGCCGCTGCCCGCCGACTGGAACGGCAAAGCATGGGCGTGCGAGCAACTGGCCGACGCCGCGAAAGGCGATTTGCTGTTCTTCACTGACGCCGACACCGTGTTTCAGCCGCAGGCGGTAAGGTCGGCGGTGAACGCCATGAGTGCGATGCGGGCCGACCTGCTGACCGCGGTCACCGCGAACCGAGTTCCGACCCTGGGCGAGCAGTTGACGGTCCCATTCGTGCCGTGGTCGATTCTGTCGTTGCTGCCGATGGCCGTGAGTCGGCTGTTTCCGCGCGGCGTCGCGTTCACTGCCGCGAACGGGAAGTTCCTCCTTTTCCGGCGAGAGGCATACGAGGCAGTTGGCAGGTTCCACGCGGTCAGGGACCACGCCACTGAGGACATTGCGCTCGCCAAGCTGGCTCGGCGCAAGGGATTTCGCACCTGCCTGCTGGACGCGACGTCATTGGCCAGCGCGCGGATGTACTGCGGTCTGCGGGACGCGGTCGCCGGATTCAGCAAAAACCTGTTCGCCTTGTTCAACTACCGCGTGCTGGTAGCGTTGTTCGTGTGGTGCTGGCTGCTGACGATAACCTGGCACCCGATAGCCGGCGTTGCCGCGGCAGTGGCGGCCGGCCACCCGGTGCCTCTCGTGCCGGCGGCGACAATCGTCATCGAAGCCGGCATCTGGCTGCTGGCCTCGCTCGAGTTCGGCCTCCCTTGGCACCTGTTTCTCCTCGGCCCGGCAATCGTCACCGTATCAGCGTTCACCGGCATACGGGCAATGGTGCTGGCATTGACCGGCCGCGCCCGTTGGAAGGGCCGTCGCCTTGCGACGCGGAGGCCGCGACTCATCTGA
- a CDS encoding glycerol-3-phosphate acyltransferase, with protein MGFYTGSLMFSMWLARLAGGDVRRVGDGNPGPVNAFRAAGPLVGSLALLLDFLKGWLPVAAAYWLLGFRGWWLAAVMVAPVLGHAFSPFLRLRGGKAITVTFGVWSGMTLWEAPCLLGAVLALCKLVFRLRDDWSTLVALAFLLIYLFWRHPQAPLVAAWTVNAAVVALKHLNSRPVG; from the coding sequence GTGGGATTCTACACAGGTTCGCTGATGTTCTCCATGTGGCTAGCGCGGCTGGCCGGAGGCGACGTACGCCGGGTTGGTGACGGCAACCCGGGCCCGGTCAACGCATTCCGGGCCGCGGGCCCGCTCGTCGGCAGCCTCGCGCTGCTGCTCGATTTCCTGAAAGGCTGGCTGCCGGTAGCCGCAGCCTACTGGCTCCTCGGTTTCCGCGGATGGTGGCTGGCCGCGGTCATGGTCGCGCCGGTACTCGGGCACGCATTCTCGCCGTTCCTGCGTCTGCGCGGTGGCAAGGCGATTACGGTAACGTTCGGTGTCTGGTCGGGCATGACTTTGTGGGAAGCGCCGTGCCTGCTGGGCGCCGTGCTTGCTCTCTGCAAGCTGGTATTCCGGCTGCGTGACGACTGGAGCACGCTGGTCGCCTTGGCCTTTCTACTCATATACCTATTCTGGCGACACCCCCAGGCGCCGTTGGTCGCGGCATGGACCGTGAATGCGGCAGTGGTCGCCCTCAAGCACCTGAACTCCAGACCTGTCGGGTGA